A stretch of Pirellulales bacterium DNA encodes these proteins:
- a CDS encoding response regulator transcription factor, with translation MPIRLLIADDHEVVRAGLCALFETQSDFEVVAEAGDGLQCIEQARRHRPDLVLLDVRMPRADGLAVLSRLRGELPETVVVIFSGYDNPTYLARAAALGAAGYLDKTLTSEQLLGAVRQAARGESLWSTEGLRKVTGALTAPRLASELEAPLTRRESEVLRQLANGLSNREIAQALDISYETVKEHVQHILRKIGVADRTQAAVWAVRKGIV, from the coding sequence ATGCCGATTCGATTGTTGATTGCTGACGACCACGAGGTCGTTCGCGCGGGCCTGTGCGCCCTGTTTGAGACGCAAAGCGATTTCGAGGTCGTCGCCGAGGCGGGCGACGGGCTGCAATGCATCGAGCAGGCTCGGCGGCATCGCCCCGATCTGGTGCTGCTCGACGTCAGGATGCCGCGCGCCGACGGATTGGCCGTGTTGTCGCGGCTGCGGGGCGAGTTGCCCGAAACGGTCGTGGTGATCTTCAGCGGGTACGACAATCCGACGTATCTCGCGCGGGCCGCTGCGTTGGGGGCGGCGGGGTATCTCGACAAAACGCTGACGAGCGAGCAGTTGCTCGGCGCGGTGCGCCAGGCCGCCCGCGGCGAGTCGCTGTGGTCGACCGAGGGGTTGCGCAAGGTGACAGGCGCCCTGACCGCCCCGCGTCTCGCTTCGGAGTTGGAGGCCCCGCTCACCCGGCGCGAAAGCGAAGTGCTGCGGCAACTGGCCAACGGTCTGAGCAATCGCGAGATCGCCCAGGCCCTGGACATCAGCTACGAGACCGTCAAAGAGCACGTGCAGCACATCCTCCGCAAGATCGGCGTCGCCGACCGGACGCAGGCGGCGGTGTGGGCCGTTCGCAAAGGGATCGTGTAG
- a CDS encoding 1-acyl-sn-glycerol-3-phosphate acyltransferase, whose amino-acid sequence MRRLLQKLRIGARIVAFVLVTIACWTGMELAFATRGKRTKLSVVNCWVPRWAGSLLRVFGVKTAVRGLEAFPRGLYPGAATDGVGRIFVLNHRSALDIAVAMTTTEAHVISRHDVANWPLIGPGARRIGTLFVNRAERKSGAEVLKEVDASLARGEGVAMFPEGTAFAGDDVRPFRPGAFKAAQRAGAEIVPIGIAYDHADACYVDESFMGHLKRVAGMKHILAAVEVGEPVQARDRDPNEVKDEVHAAVTRLVGRARSRLGQTAQTESQVFRATYN is encoded by the coding sequence ATGCGTCGTCTTCTGCAGAAACTGCGCATCGGCGCCCGGATCGTCGCGTTCGTGCTGGTGACGATCGCTTGTTGGACCGGAATGGAATTGGCGTTCGCCACGCGCGGCAAGCGGACGAAGCTGAGCGTCGTCAATTGCTGGGTCCCGCGGTGGGCGGGAAGCTTGCTGCGGGTGTTTGGGGTGAAGACCGCGGTCCGCGGGTTGGAAGCGTTTCCTCGCGGGCTGTACCCAGGCGCGGCGACCGACGGCGTAGGGCGGATTTTCGTGCTCAATCATCGCAGCGCGCTGGACATCGCGGTGGCGATGACGACGACCGAGGCGCATGTCATCAGCCGGCATGACGTGGCGAATTGGCCGCTCATCGGGCCCGGGGCCCGGCGGATCGGCACCTTGTTCGTCAATCGGGCTGAGCGCAAGAGCGGGGCCGAGGTGCTCAAAGAAGTCGACGCGTCGCTGGCCCGCGGCGAAGGGGTGGCGATGTTCCCCGAGGGGACCGCGTTCGCCGGCGACGACGTGCGGCCGTTCCGCCCGGGGGCGTTCAAAGCGGCCCAGCGGGCCGGCGCCGAGATCGTGCCGATCGGCATTGCGTACGATCACGCCGACGCTTGTTACGTCGACGAATCGTTTATGGGCCACCTGAAGCGGGTGGCGGGGATGAAGCACATCCTCGCCGCGGTCGAGGTGGGCGAGCCAGTTCAAGCCCGCGATCGCGATCCGAACGAGGTCAAAGACGAAGTTCACGCCGCGGTGACGAGACTGGTGGGTCGAGCCCGGTCGCGCTTGGGGCAGACCGCTCAGACCGAGTCGCAGGTCTTCCGCGCCACGTACAATTAG
- a CDS encoding sugar phosphate isomerase/epimerase has protein sequence MNQITTYRWSFEEDVRRYREAGYETIGVWRQKLGDFGEDQAIDLVAESGLKVSHLSWAGGFTGSDGRGLYDALDDAAGAVQLAGALQAGCLVVYPGGRNNHTFRHAERLLRSAIDELLDYAVAADVVLAIEPVHVSCAGPWTFHTELQEAIAFIETFQSPYLKLAMDAYHFGDDPGVLANLGELAPHLALVHLADRPRPHGVDQDRRPLGEGTLPLAEMVSGLLDAGYAGDFDVKLFGPEITPDAYESILRNSLTAWDQWLVPMRTRSA, from the coding sequence ATGAACCAAATAACGACTTATCGTTGGTCGTTCGAGGAAGACGTCCGGCGGTATCGTGAAGCTGGTTACGAAACGATCGGCGTCTGGCGACAAAAACTCGGCGACTTCGGCGAGGACCAGGCCATCGACCTCGTCGCCGAATCCGGGCTGAAAGTCTCACATCTGAGTTGGGCCGGCGGGTTCACCGGCAGCGACGGCCGCGGACTCTACGACGCCCTCGACGATGCGGCCGGGGCCGTTCAACTCGCCGGGGCCCTGCAGGCCGGCTGCCTCGTCGTCTACCCGGGCGGACGCAACAACCATACCTTTCGGCATGCCGAACGCCTCCTCCGCAGCGCGATTGACGAACTGCTCGATTACGCCGTCGCCGCCGACGTGGTGTTGGCGATCGAGCCGGTCCACGTCTCGTGCGCAGGGCCCTGGACGTTTCACACCGAACTGCAAGAAGCGATCGCTTTCATCGAGACCTTCCAATCGCCCTACCTGAAGCTGGCCATGGATGCCTACCACTTCGGCGACGACCCGGGCGTGCTCGCCAACTTAGGCGAGTTGGCGCCGCATCTCGCACTGGTCCACTTGGCGGATCGCCCCCGTCCGCACGGCGTCGACCAGGATCGGCGCCCCCTGGGAGAGGGGACCCTGCCGTTGGCCGAGATGGTCTCCGGCCTGCTCGACGCCGGCTACGCCGGAGATTTTGACGTGAAGCTGTTCGGTCCCGAGATTACGCCCGACGCTTACGAATCGATCCTTCGCAACTCGCTGACCGCCTGGGACCAGTGGCTGGTTCCCATGCGAACTCGGTCCGCCTGA
- a CDS encoding lipopolysaccharide biosynthesis protein: MAIPASPSPAPIATASSASAEDAAADAPATSRLRRAAASPGARRGGLALVDQAVASATNFLTMVLIGRYCGEESPGIYALCISIVVFVSVLQDRCLATSYMVFIHNKLPDERGRFLGSTLVHLGLTTLAACVALAGYAGWLAARGARPEMAQAVLVLTVAAPSFLLRDFLRSVAFAHMQMISALTGDAIVFVIQIGALATLAWTGLLDVPAVFAWMGLATAASCVAWAVAKPLPVALDRGRLAADWHEHWGYSRWLVAGRLAGNFSRFAMPWIVVWLADVATVSQLSVCSTLVGISWLFIRGVTNYLRPLTIGAYAHGGAGPMLRVMWQGIGLFVVTLGTIAVALWFVGGWLLATVFKPEYAVAGPALAVLGLGSAITAVGMTVSNALSAVHDTRSQFWGEMITMVVTLATAVPLVHAFGVTGAAWSLLAGVAASLVYMGAALAGDLRRLPQPSA, translated from the coding sequence ATGGCCATTCCGGCGTCGCCAAGTCCTGCGCCGATTGCGACGGCAAGTTCTGCAAGCGCGGAGGATGCTGCGGCCGACGCGCCCGCGACTTCTCGGCTGCGTCGCGCGGCTGCTTCGCCCGGGGCGCGGCGGGGGGGGCTCGCCCTGGTCGACCAGGCGGTCGCCAGCGCGACGAACTTTCTGACGATGGTGCTCATCGGACGGTACTGCGGCGAGGAGTCGCCGGGCATCTACGCGTTGTGCATTTCGATCGTCGTGTTCGTCAGCGTGCTGCAGGACCGGTGCCTGGCGACCTCGTACATGGTGTTCATCCACAACAAGCTCCCGGACGAACGGGGGCGGTTCTTGGGGAGCACGCTTGTTCATCTGGGGCTGACCACGTTGGCGGCGTGCGTCGCGCTGGCGGGCTATGCCGGTTGGTTGGCGGCGCGCGGCGCCCGACCCGAGATGGCCCAGGCGGTGCTCGTGCTGACCGTCGCGGCTCCCTCGTTTTTGCTGCGGGATTTTCTGCGCTCGGTGGCGTTTGCGCACATGCAGATGATCTCGGCCCTGACGGGGGACGCGATCGTGTTCGTGATCCAGATCGGGGCCCTGGCGACGTTGGCTTGGACGGGGCTGCTCGACGTGCCGGCCGTGTTCGCGTGGATGGGATTGGCGACTGCGGCGAGCTGCGTCGCCTGGGCGGTCGCCAAGCCGTTGCCGGTGGCGTTGGATCGCGGCCGTCTTGCGGCCGACTGGCACGAGCATTGGGGCTATTCGCGCTGGTTGGTTGCGGGGCGGTTGGCCGGCAACTTCAGCCGCTTCGCCATGCCGTGGATCGTCGTCTGGTTGGCCGACGTGGCGACGGTCAGCCAGTTGTCGGTTTGCAGCACACTGGTAGGAATCTCGTGGTTGTTCATTCGCGGAGTGACGAATTACCTGCGGCCGCTGACAATCGGGGCGTACGCCCACGGGGGCGCGGGGCCGATGTTGCGGGTCATGTGGCAAGGGATCGGGCTGTTCGTCGTCACGCTGGGGACGATCGCCGTCGCGTTGTGGTTCGTCGGCGGCTGGCTGTTGGCGACCGTGTTCAAGCCGGAGTACGCCGTGGCGGGGCCCGCCCTGGCGGTGCTGGGGCTGGGGTCGGCGATCACGGCCGTGGGGATGACCGTCTCGAACGCCTTGTCTGCGGTGCATGACACGCGGAGCCAGTTCTGGGGCGAGATGATCACGATGGTCGTCACGCTGGCCACGGCCGTGCCGTTGGTGCACGCATTCGGAGTGACGGGCGCCGCGTGGTCGCTGCTCGCAGGGGTGGCGGCGAGTCTGGTCTACATGGGCGCGGCGCTGGCGGGCGATCTGCGGCGTCTGCCGCAGCCATCGGCCTGA
- the arfB gene encoding aminoacyl-tRNA hydrolase, producing MPRPLVINDELVVPGERLRLSFARSSGPGGQNVNKVNSKAILRWTVVDADLPADVLLRFRAKYGNRITQDGEVVIAADESRDQGANVRSAYARLRQMLLAVAAPPRPRKKSKPSRGSIERRLNQKRQASEKKQNRRRPPDSGE from the coding sequence ATGCCCCGCCCGTTGGTGATCAACGACGAATTGGTCGTCCCCGGCGAACGGCTGCGGCTGTCGTTCGCACGCAGCAGCGGACCCGGCGGTCAAAACGTCAACAAGGTCAACAGCAAGGCGATCCTCCGCTGGACGGTCGTCGACGCCGATTTGCCCGCCGACGTGCTGCTGCGATTCCGCGCAAAGTACGGCAATCGCATCACTCAGGACGGCGAGGTCGTCATCGCCGCCGACGAAAGCCGCGACCAAGGCGCCAACGTCCGATCGGCGTACGCCCGTTTGCGCCAGATGCTGCTTGCCGTGGCGGCCCCGCCGCGCCCGCGCAAGAAATCCAAACCGTCGCGGGGGTCGATCGAGCGCCGGCTGAACCAGAAGCGACAAGCGTCGGAAAAAAAGCAAAATCGCCGACGTCCCCCCGATTCCGGCGAGTGA
- a CDS encoding hemerythrin domain-containing protein translates to MLSAKSNAAAEIRASWMEHQILDHVKQALRVTLDWKTPAIGLPRKASSLQFTLNSFQRHLARLMDFEERDGYMVVVAETNPNLELRIKSLEEDHDVFRRKLEEMQPAIAELATCCGERFEEICDEVAQLLDAVDLHDAEEIDLIQEAIMHDTGGEG, encoded by the coding sequence ATGCTGTCCGCCAAATCCAACGCCGCCGCTGAAATCCGCGCCTCCTGGATGGAGCACCAGATCCTCGACCACGTCAAGCAGGCGCTGCGGGTCACGCTCGACTGGAAGACCCCGGCCATCGGCCTTCCGCGCAAGGCGTCCAGTCTGCAATTCACGCTCAACTCGTTCCAACGCCACCTCGCTCGGCTGATGGATTTCGAGGAACGGGACGGGTACATGGTCGTCGTCGCCGAGACGAACCCGAATCTGGAACTGCGCATCAAGAGCCTCGAAGAAGATCACGACGTCTTCCGCCGCAAGCTGGAAGAGATGCAGCCGGCGATCGCCGAGCTCGCCACCTGCTGCGGCGAGCGGTTCGAGGAGATCTGCGACGAGGTGGCCCAATTGCTCGACGCCGTGGATCTTCACGACGCCGAGGAGATCGACCTGATCCAGGAAGCGATCATGCACGACACCGGCGGCGAAGGCTGA
- a CDS encoding AAA family ATPase: MPTKRRSLATGRGVRIMGRMSTFEIPDLPSQFRQLLGTCRELYVSSGELAAREHAHLLPESGDKFVQLMDDLHQALVVKVFVAVCEADRRWSKNEQFLAEVLIFHLWSQWLSEEQIKEALQAMSTQAMGLKWYALVRPFDQIAPLRNRIADVEAIVIRLANIVARADGPIKPPEAARVKSIQEELELHLRQIPIDEPSEHAEAERAGAQAIEKIFSTGDALPAVRKEREKNRGGIGAKPGGKIAPSESVAETTAEKPPAERLADSLAELDKLIGLDNIKEEVRTLANFLKVQQKRAEAGLPNTNLSLHMVFGGNPGTGKTTVARIVGNIFGAMGVLKKGHLVETDRSGLVAEYAGQTGPKSNKKIDEALDGVLFIDEAYTLIASEGEDPFGHEAVQTLLKRMEDDRERLVVILAGYPVEMALLLRSNPGLSSRFSRHLDFKDYTPLELASIFGLMCGKNLYQLCDRTRGKAMLGFTWMFERRDRHFGNGRTVRNLFEDAIRRQANRIAEITDLSVEQLSTLEPADLQFERVPAEEFARLDDPSLRFHLSCGKCEHGKDVPLKFLGQSVKCPKCENQFIAEWGEAVRADDGQKHLGCATEETVAEPGDNAAASEI; encoded by the coding sequence ATGCCGACGAAACGTCGCTCGCTTGCCACGGGGCGCGGCGTGCGGATAATGGGCCGCATGTCGACGTTCGAGATTCCCGACCTGCCGTCGCAGTTTCGCCAGCTTCTGGGCACGTGTCGCGAGCTGTACGTTTCCAGCGGAGAGCTGGCGGCGCGAGAGCACGCCCATTTGCTTCCCGAGTCGGGAGACAAGTTCGTCCAACTGATGGACGACCTCCACCAGGCGCTGGTGGTGAAGGTGTTCGTCGCCGTCTGCGAGGCCGACCGGCGGTGGAGCAAGAACGAACAGTTCCTGGCCGAGGTGCTGATCTTCCACCTTTGGAGCCAGTGGCTGTCGGAGGAGCAGATCAAAGAAGCCCTGCAGGCGATGTCGACCCAGGCGATGGGGCTCAAATGGTACGCCCTGGTGCGACCGTTCGACCAGATCGCCCCGCTGCGGAACCGGATCGCCGACGTCGAGGCGATCGTCATTCGCTTGGCGAACATCGTCGCCCGGGCCGACGGCCCGATCAAACCTCCCGAAGCGGCGCGGGTGAAGTCGATCCAGGAGGAGTTGGAATTGCACTTGCGGCAGATTCCGATCGACGAGCCGAGCGAGCACGCCGAGGCGGAGCGGGCCGGGGCGCAGGCGATTGAGAAGATCTTTTCGACCGGGGACGCGCTGCCTGCGGTTCGCAAGGAGCGCGAGAAGAATCGGGGCGGGATCGGGGCGAAGCCGGGCGGCAAGATCGCCCCGAGCGAATCCGTCGCCGAGACGACTGCCGAGAAGCCCCCTGCGGAGCGACTCGCCGACTCGCTCGCGGAACTCGACAAGCTGATCGGGCTGGACAACATCAAGGAGGAAGTCCGTACGCTGGCCAACTTCCTCAAGGTGCAGCAGAAGCGAGCCGAGGCGGGGCTTCCCAATACGAATCTCAGCCTGCACATGGTCTTCGGCGGCAATCCGGGCACGGGCAAGACCACCGTGGCCCGGATCGTCGGCAACATCTTCGGCGCGATGGGGGTGCTCAAGAAAGGGCACCTCGTCGAGACCGATCGCAGCGGTCTGGTCGCCGAGTACGCCGGCCAGACCGGGCCCAAGAGCAACAAGAAGATCGACGAGGCGCTCGACGGCGTGCTGTTCATCGACGAGGCGTACACGTTGATCGCCAGCGAGGGGGAGGATCCCTTCGGGCACGAGGCGGTGCAGACGCTGCTGAAGCGGATGGAGGACGACCGCGAACGGCTGGTCGTGATCCTGGCGGGATATCCGGTGGAGATGGCGCTGTTGTTGCGTTCGAACCCGGGGCTTTCGTCGCGATTCAGTCGGCATCTCGACTTCAAGGACTACACGCCATTGGAACTGGCGTCGATCTTCGGGCTCATGTGCGGCAAAAACCTGTACCAACTTTGCGACCGCACCCGCGGCAAGGCGATGCTGGGGTTCACCTGGATGTTTGAGCGGCGGGATCGCCACTTCGGCAACGGGCGGACGGTGCGCAATCTGTTCGAGGACGCAATCCGCCGGCAGGCGAACCGGATCGCGGAGATCACCGACCTGTCGGTCGAGCAACTGTCGACGCTCGAACCGGCTGATCTCCAGTTCGAACGCGTGCCGGCGGAGGAGTTCGCCCGGCTTGACGATCCGTCGTTGCGGTTCCACCTGTCGTGCGGCAAGTGCGAGCACGGCAAGGACGTGCCGCTGAAGTTCCTGGGACAGTCGGTGAAGTGCCCCAAGTGCGAGAACCAGTTCATCGCCGAATGGGGCGAGGCGGTCCGCGCCGACGACGGGCAAAAGCACCTCGGATGCGCCACGGAGGAAACCGTCGCGGAGCCGGGCGACAATGCCGCGGCGAGCGAGATCTGA